The sequence CCCCAGCACCGCCACACTGACTACTTCCCGCTCATAGCGATCGAAGATGCGGTAGTGGTAGGTAAACATCCTTTTGGCAAAGGTGCTATCGGTCTGGCTTTGCACTTCCAGATGCAGCAGTAACCAGGCTTCCGCGCCATCCGCTAGCCAGACCTTGACGAGCTTATCGACAACACGCTTGCCAACTTCGGCATCGCGGACGATGTGCTGGAACTCCTTATCCAAGAACTCATAACCTCGTTCCCAGTCGATGGCCCGGTGCGCTTCTGGCAAGAAGAAAGCCACTGCCTCCTCAAAATAAGTCTCTAGCGCCATTTTCCATGGTTCATCGTAATTCGCCGCAACGTTGGTGTCAGGTTCGGTCATCCAGGTGGCATCCATTTCACGGAAATAGGGACACCTTGTGTACTGGTGTTGCGGGCACAGAGCCAGGAAAAAGCGCTCCTCCTTGCAGGATGGGAACCATGCAAGGAGGAGCATCAACCTAAAACATATCGCGGGGGGTGCGTTCCATCGCACTTCAAGAGTTCGGGTAAAAAATCCGTCCAACCGCACAGAAGCGCGAATTATCGTCCTTAAAAACTGTCCGGTGGTGAGCGGCATCTGTTCTTTTATAAAATCTCTTTTATCGAGGTTTTTGTAAATCTATGAATATTAGTGCAACAAATTTTAGTACTTTTTGCGGTGTTACATTAAGTTTATTGGCTGCTACCATGCCTGTTTTTGCTCAAAATAGTGATATTATGCGAGCGCATTGGAGTGGTAATATCGGTACGGGCACATTTTCTAGTGCTGAAGCTGCTTGTGCTACATATGCAACGCCCCGCAATCCTTTTCGGCGTGTCGAAATGATAACAATGCAAGGAAAAAAATATCCATATCGCGCGCATTGTTTTTATGCTAACTCTCCTGCGAATAAGCCGCGTGTTCTTGATCAACACTGCGAAATTCCGTACAATTATCGATATGTTGGATATGTTGCAGGGGTTTGTTTGCGACGTGACCTAATTAGTAATGTTATAGCTACAGGTGCTAATAACATAAAAGCAACAAATAGTACTGATATTATTGTTGTTATCAATGATGGAAAGGCGACAAACATTACAAATTTTTCTTCCAATGATTGGATTGTCGTATCTAGCAGACAAGGCTATGATATTCTTCCAAATCAGGGTGACATCAGAGGAGATACTGGAACCCCCGTTTCTAGTGGTGGAACAACGCTTCGCGTCAGGGGTACGCCACAAAATACAAATTTAAATTTTGTGGACATTGTGCCGCAAAATTTTCCAAAAAATCGAATCATTGAAATAAAATAAATTGTTTTTGATTTTTTTGATGATTTAGCCTATATCTCACTAGAATACAGGGCTGTTTAGTGCGGAGTAGTTTTTAGCCTCAAAACAAGTCGAACACTAAACAGCCCTGCATTAGAATATTTTTTGGTGAGATTATGAGTACGCTTACGCAATTTCATTTTTTCCCGTTCTTGTTTTTGTGTGCAGGATGCCAATCCGTTCCCCCTGCACATACAACGGACAATCTTTTTACAGAAAAAGATTGTTCTTCTGCGTATTTTGTAGAAGATAAAATACTTTCCGATGATCCGCCTTTGCTGCCAAGTCCAGTGCGAGATTTTAAAAAAGAAGCTTGTCAAGAGGTATATGCCATGCGCCAATATCCAGGCAAAGGCTATATAAGCCCCGAAATGTATAAATTTTACCTTGAGGGCACGGGTGTTCCTAAAGACTACCCAACCGGTATCCAGTATCTTTTTGCCTGCAAAGGAAATTATTCTTCGACATGTTCTTATGACTTGGCTATATACTTTCGTGATGGAAAATACGGACTACCGAAAGATTCCGTTATGGCTTATGTCTATTTTCATGAAGATTATAACAATTTTGAGGCGTATGCAGCGCGCAAAGCCTTGGAAAAAACAATGACAACGGAACAGCGAAAAGAAGCTAAAAATGATATTTGTCGCCGAGTTGGGATTGATGCCGAGCGTGATGGATTTTTTTGCACAAAGTATCTGAAGTACCGCGAATATCGTGAGACGGCATCCCGTATCCAGCGATACATCGATACGCCTCTGCCCCTGAATTTCCGCCCTATGATCCCGTAACTTTGTTTGCCGACCCCATAATCCAAGACCGCCATTGCTTTTATCGCATCCGGTTTCCAGCGCTTAGGCGTATTTGTAAACCGACGACCGCACCCCTCGATCTTGCATAAATACCGCTGATTGACGAGTTTTTCGACAACGCGCTTGCCAACTTCGGCATCGCGGACGATGTGCTGCAACTCTTTGTCGAGAAACTCGTCCCATGCGCTTCGGTCAAGAAGAAAGCCACCGCCTCCTCAAAATACGTCTCTAGCGCCATTTTCCACGGCTCATCGTAATTCGCCGCAATGTTGGTGTCAGGTTCGGTCATCCAGGTAGCATCCATTTCACGGAAATAGGGACACCTTGTGTACTGGTGTTGCGGGCAGAGAGCCAGGGAAAAGCGCTCCTCCTCGCAGGCTGGATACCCTGCAATATCGAGCATCAACCCAAAACATATGTTTTTCGTACATATCTCCCCGCCCCTTGCAAATCCCCCCAAAACCCGCCAAAAAGTATCCGAAAAACAGTGTCGGATTGCAGACATATACGAAAACATGAGAAGGTGGGTTTTTCGGACATGCTGGTAGGTTACATGCGGGTGTCGAGCGATAGCGATCGCCAAACCACCGACTTGCAACGCGATGCTCTGCTGCAAGCCGGGGTCGATGTGCGTCATCTGTTCGAGGACAAGATGAGCGGCGCACGGGACAGTCGCCCTGGCTTAGGAAAAGCCTTGGAGTTTATGCAGTCTGGCGACTGCCTGGTGGTTTGGAAACTGGATCGTCTGGGACGTTCCCTCCCGCACCTTCTCGGTATCATCACGGACTTACAAAAACGAGGGATTGCGTTTCGTTCTCTGACAGAAGAAATGGATACCACCACGCCCCACGGGGAATTGTTATTCAGTATCTTTGGTGCATTGGCGCAATACGAACGGGCACTGGCACGCGAACGTATCATGGCGGGGTTAGAAGCTGCTCAAAAACGAGGGAAACGTGGTGGTAGACCCAGAGCCATTGATGCTGAGAAAAGGGAGGCTATCCTTCAGGCACTGCAAAACGGCACCAGCAAAGCCGCTATCTGTCGAAACTTTGGCGTGAAGCGTTCTACGCTTTATGATACGCTGGGACACGCCAAGCAGCCGTAAATAAGCCTTCCCTAAAAAGCCCTTCCGGCCTAGCTGCTGCTCGCAAATCCTTATCCTGTGTTGCCATAGTTGGTTAGTACCGTTACTGTACAATACAGTAACCGCTCGATACATTATTTGACCGTGACCGATTCCCTTTTTCCCGAACTGACCAGCTATGACGCTTTTCTAAGCACCCTTAAACAGCGCATTCGTACCGCGCAGGTGCGGGCTGCACTTGCTGTTAATAAGGAGTTAGTGCTGCTTTACTGGCAGATTGGCAAGGAGATTTTACAACGCCAGCAGGATGAAGGGTGGGGAACGAAGGTAATTGAGCGTATAGCCAAGGACTTAAAACGGGAATTCCCGGATATAAAGGGTTTCTCCCGGACAAACCTGCTTTATATGCGGGCTTTCGCGGAAGCCTACCCGGATGAGTCATTCGTCCACCAGCTTGGTGGACAAATCCCCTGGCGGCATAATTGCGTTTTGCTGGATCGCGTAAAAGTGCCAGAGCAGAGGGTGTGGTACATCCAACAAACTATTGAAAATGGCTGGAGCCGTGCCATCCTGGAAATGCAGATTGAGAGCCGTCTGTATGAACGCCAGGGTAGTGCAATCACAAATTTTAGCCAGACCTTACCTAAACCCCAATCCGATCTGGCGCAGCAGCTTATCAAAGATCCCTATAATTTTGACTTCCTGACGTTAGGCAAAGAAGCGCAGGAAAGGGATTTGGAGCGAGCGCTCGTGGAGCGTATTCGTGACTTTCTTCTGGAACTGGGAGCGGGATTCTCATTTGTGGGAAGCCAGTATCCTCTTGAGGTCGGCGGACAGGAATACAGGCTTGATCTGCTGTTTTATCACCTCAGGCTACGCTGCTTTGTCATCATTGACCTTAAAATGGTGGAATTTCAGCCGGAATTTTCGGGAAAGATGAACTTTTATGTGTCTGCGGTAAATGCTATTTTGCGGCATCCTGATGATCAGCCTACCATCGGCATCATTCTTTGCAAATCTAAAAACAAGACGGTTGCCGAACTTGCATTGCAAGGGATGACACAACCTATCGGCGTTTCCACGCACAAGATAGGACAAGACTTTCCCGAACAGCTTAAAGGCATCCTGCCTACAGTAGAGCAACTGGAGATGGAACTGGATACAGCAGCCGCTGAACTTGAAAGGCAGAAGCAGAAGAAACTAGAGACCTAACGCAGATTCAACAACCCAGCACGGCTGCTTTTGGAAAAACGGCAATATTATCCTTCCACCGACACTTAATCAGGGTTAAGCTTTAGAGAGACTCTCTGCATAATTGCTCATTTCACACCTTCTTCTATTGCCTTTAATGCATTTGTTTTGTTTAAATTTTTTGCCCAATTTTCTGGGGTTTCTCCAAATTCATCTTTTTCTTTTAAATCTGCGCCATAATCTATCAATATTTTAACTAATAAAGGATTATCGCTTAAAACCGCATTGTGAAGAGGAGTTGCCCCAATATCTCCTTTCGCGTTTATATGTGCTCCACATTCTAAAATAATTATCACATCTTGTATTTCTCCTCTGAGGCAAGCAAGGTGCAAAATAGTATCTTCAGAAGACCCCTTAAAATTTACATCATTAAACATCCCATCTTCAAATAGTAGACTCTCTTTATATTTTTCAAGCAAGGAATGATATTTTCCTGTTAAATGCATGTCTGTGTACATTTCTCATTGTGTTCTTTTTTAAGGTTATCTCGTCTTCTTTTCCATTCATCAATTTTTGTTCTGTGTCTTCCTGGGTTCCACTTTGAATCCCATTCTTCGTACATGCTTATGCAGGTATTAGCGTGGTCAATTTTTCTTGAGAGAGCAGAGCAGTCACTTCCTTGAGGTGGACTATCACAATATCTTTTTGCTCGTTCATATTCAGATTGACGCGCTTGTGATTCCGTATTTTCATTTGGTAGAGCTGGTGCCATGGGGCTAATCCATGGTAATTCCGTTGGTGCAAATCGTGGAAGTGGTAATATGCGGGGTAAAGGCAACGGTAGTGCAACCTGCAAACCCTCAGTATCTATATACTTTACTGGGTTGCCTGCCACATAACCGTACCGATTTAGCCCACCTTGCAACCCAATCGGGTCGTCTTCTAAGTATCGCCCCAAGCCAGGGTCATAGGTGCGCTGGTAGTTATAATGCAGTCCACTTTCGGCATCGAAGGATTGGCCGGGGAATTTTATCCGGTAATTGTTATTCGCTGCCAAAGATTCCCCGAACGGCTGCCAGCGGTAATCGCCTACCACCACCCCTGCTGCGTTCGTGATTTTCTGCGGCGTGCCCAAGTGGTCACTATGAACATAGGATAAGACTCCGTTGCCGCCCACTTCGGCAATTAGAGTATCACCGAGGTAGATATACGATGCCACCACACCACCAGCAGCATTGGTGATGGCGAGTAGTTTCCCATCCATATCATAATGAAATCGCTCCCCTAACGCATTAGAAGCGGTCAGCTTTTGTACCCGTTCGCCTTTGGCGTTGTAGACGTAACGGCTGAGTACCGTGCCGCCCTTAGATACCGCAACGATACGCCCCGCATTGTTGTAGGTGTACACCACATCATCGGCGGTACCACTGCCTTTAGAATCACTGGTGATACTTCCGCTCGCAATATATCCCAAGGTGCGCGAGACACCGTTGTCATTCATGCCCGTCAAGCGGTTGCCGGTGTCGTAGGAATAGGTCTTATTGTTGCTGATGGTGCTACCAGTTTGTTGGCTGGTAAGCCTGTTGCCATTTAAATCATAGGTGTAATATAGAACACCGTACCCGCCAACCCCAGACTGCGTGGCTTGGGTCAGTCTATCCTCTTTATCGTAGACAAATGATTGGTTACGTGCCGCTACCGCGTTGTCGTTGATGGCGGTGATGTTATCAACACCGTTCCATGTTAGCGTCAGATTTTGCACGACGATGGAGGATTTTACGGCACTAATTCGCGTCAATCGATAATCAGTGTCATAAGTATTGCTGTGTACCACCCCGTTGCCAAAGGTCAGACCTTTGAGACCATCGTAGGGAAGCCAGGATACATTTGTCGCCA is a genomic window of Calothrix sp. 336/3 containing:
- a CDS encoding RHS repeat domain-containing protein → MPRLCNANFLYDARGNVLVNTRVMKLAGTNTAFTTTYGYDTADNLVSVTSPGGQTVSYTRNTLEQITGVTTKAANATAAVNVATNVSWLPYDGLKGLTFGNGVVHSNTYDTDYRLTRISAVKSSIVVQNLTLTWNGVDNITAINDNAVAARNQSFVYDKEDRLTQATQSGVGGYGVLYYTYDLNGNRLTSQQTGSTISNNKTYSYDTGNRLTGMNDNGVSRTLGYIASGSITSDSKGSGTADDVVYTYNNAGRIVAVSKGGTVLSRYVYNAKGERVQKLTASNALGERFHYDMDGKLLAITNAAGGVVASYIYLGDTLIAEVGGNGVLSYVHSDHLGTPQKITNAAGVVVGDYRWQPFGESLAANNNYRIKFPGQSFDAESGLHYNYQRTYDPGLGRYLEDDPIGLQGGLNRYGYVAGNPVKYIDTEGLQVALPLPLPRILPLPRFAPTELPWISPMAPALPNENTESQARQSEYERAKRYCDSPPQGSDCSALSRKIDHANTCISMYEEWDSKWNPGRHRTKIDEWKRRRDNLKKEHNEKCTQTCI
- a CDS encoding YhcG family protein; translated protein: MTDSLFPELTSYDAFLSTLKQRIRTAQVRAALAVNKELVLLYWQIGKEILQRQQDEGWGTKVIERIAKDLKREFPDIKGFSRTNLLYMRAFAEAYPDESFVHQLGGQIPWRHNCVLLDRVKVPEQRVWYIQQTIENGWSRAILEMQIESRLYERQGSAITNFSQTLPKPQSDLAQQLIKDPYNFDFLTLGKEAQERDLERALVERIRDFLLELGAGFSFVGSQYPLEVGGQEYRLDLLFYHLRLRCFVIIDLKMVEFQPEFSGKMNFYVSAVNAILRHPDDQPTIGIILCKSKNKTVAELALQGMTQPIGVSTHKIGQDFPEQLKGILPTVEQLEMELDTAAAELERQKQKKLET
- a CDS encoding recombinase family protein, coding for MLVGYMRVSSDSDRQTTDLQRDALLQAGVDVRHLFEDKMSGARDSRPGLGKALEFMQSGDCLVVWKLDRLGRSLPHLLGIITDLQKRGIAFRSLTEEMDTTTPHGELLFSIFGALAQYERALARERIMAGLEAAQKRGKRGGRPRAIDAEKREAILQALQNGTSKAAICRNFGVKRSTLYDTLGHAKQP
- a CDS encoding ankyrin repeat domain-containing protein is translated as MHLTGKYHSLLEKYKESLLFEDGMFNDVNFKGSSEDTILHLACLRGEIQDVIIILECGAHINAKGDIGATPLHNAVLSDNPLLVKILIDYGADLKEKDEFGETPENWAKNLNKTNALKAIEEGVK